From a single Papaver somniferum cultivar HN1 unplaced genomic scaffold, ASM357369v1 unplaced-scaffold_19, whole genome shotgun sequence genomic region:
- the LOC113338329 gene encoding cytochrome P450 CYP82D47-like has product MMDLTTFMDQYLSLARIAGLLAMLSLFYYSWITVIRSSRNTKLSPPEVAGAWPILGHLPQLLGSRPLFKILTDMSDNYGPIFMVRFGMHPTLVVSSWEMAKECFTTNDKFLAGRPSGAANKYLTFGLFGFSTYGPYWRELRKISTLHLLSHRRVQLFKHVPYLEIGNCMKHLHRRWMRSPNKMKQNDTAAGSVKVDMSQLFGELTLNVVLNLVAGKSIFFKNDNNHEYESKDGPNKEEEEGQKLHKTIIEFFILTGTSVASDALPFLGWLDVDGQKKRMKRVAKDMDFIVAKWLEEHRHQRRQTILSSSAAGGSNHDDAKDFMDVLMSVLDGENNELFFGYSRDTVIKKTCLQMIIAASDTTSLTLTWALALLITNPTVLRKAQDELETKVGKDRNLEEHDINDLVYLQAIVKETFRMYAAAPLDVPHEAIVDCNIGGYKVRAGTRLMVNLWKMHRDPRVWSKPLEFKPERFLAQPDSGSGGEAANLDFRGQNFEYLPFGSGRRMCPGIDFALQTVHMALDRLLHAFDFDNDSAGLVTDMTEGSGLTMPKLTPLEIYLRPRLPAKLY; this is encoded by the exons ATGATGGATCTAACAACGTTCATGGATCAGTACTTGTCATTAGCTAGAATTGCAGGCTTATTAGCTATGTTATCTCTCTTCTATTATTCATGGATCACAGTTATAAGGTCGTCAAGGAATACGAAACTATCACCACCTGAAGTTGCAGGTGCCTGGCCTATATTAGGCCATCTTCCTCAGCTACTAGGATCAAGACCTCTATTCAAAATCCTTACAGACATGTCTGACAATTATGGTCCTATCTTCATGGTCCGGTTTGGTATGCATCCAACCTTGGTGGTAAGCAGTTGGGAGATGGCTAAAGAGTGCTTCACCACCAACGACAAGTTCCTCGCTGGCCGCCCATCGGGTGCTGCCAACAAGTACCTCACTTTTGGCTTGTTCGGTTTTTCTACGTATGGTCCTTACTGGCGAGAGCTCCGTAAGATCTCTACCCTCCATCTACTCTCACATAGGCGTGTCCAGCTTTTCAAGCATGTTCCTTACTTGGAGATCGGCAACTGCATGAAACACTTGCATCGACGCTGGATGAGAAGTCCAAACAAAATGAAGCAAAATGACACAGCAGCTGGTTCAGTTAAAGTCGATATGAGCCAACTATTTGGAGAGCTAACCTTGAATGTTGTGTTGAATTTAGTTGCtggaaaatcaatttttttcaagaaCGACAATAATCATGAATATGAATCCAAAGATGGTCctaacaaagaggaagaagaaggtcaaAAGCTCCATAAGACCATTATAGAATTCTTCATACTAACAGGAACTTCGGTGGCATCAGATGCTCTTCCATTCCTTGGGTGGCTGGATGTGGATGGACAGAAGAAACGTATGAAAAGGGTAGCCAAGGATATGGATTTCATTGTTGCAAAGTGGCTTGAAGAGCATCGACACCAAAGAAGACAGACGATACTATCAAGCTCAGCAGCCGGAGGAAGTAATCATGACGATGCGAAAGATTTCATGGACGTGTTGATGTCAGTTCTTGATGGGGAAAATAATGAACTTTTCTTTGGTTACAGCCGTGACACTGTAATCAAAAAAACATGTCTG CAAATGATAATAGCTGCCTCAGATACCACGTCACTTACATTGACATGGGCTCTCGCACTATTAATCACCAATCCAACTGTCTTAAGAAAGGCTCAGGATGAGCTCGAAACTAAAGTAGGAAAGGACAGAAACTTAGAGGAGCACGACATCAATGATCTTGTCTACCTCCAAGCAATTGTTAAGGAGACTTTCCGGATGTACGCTGCTGCCCCACTCGACGTACCCCACGAGGCTATCGTGGACTGCAATATTGGTGGATATAAAGTGAGAGCAGGCACACGTTTGATGGTCAATCTATGGAAAATGCACCGTGATCCTCGAGTGTGGTCAAAACCGTTAGAGTTCAAGCCGGAGAGGTTTCTTGCTCAACCTGATAGTGGTTCTGGTGGTGAGGCAGCAAACTTGGACTTCAGAGGCCAAAATTTTGAGTATCTACCATTTGGTTCAGGGAGAAGGATGTGCCCAGGGATTGACTTCGCCCTCCAAACGGTTCATATGGCACTTGATCGCCTGCTTCATGCGTTCGATTTTGACAATGACTCAGCAGGACTTGTAACAGACATGACGGAAGGTTCAGGTTTAACTATGCCCAAGTTAACCCCACTAGAGATTTACCTCCGCCCACGCCTCCCAGCCAAACTTTACTAG